In a genomic window of Helianthus annuus cultivar XRQ/B chromosome 10, HanXRQr2.0-SUNRISE, whole genome shotgun sequence:
- the LOC110884350 gene encoding ABC transporter B family member 4 — MNAGRKEEEKHSTDTAPFYKLFAYADSTDYMLMIAGTVGAVGNGLCAPLMSVLLGDLTNSFGENQNNNYVVLAVSKVSLKFMNVAVAAGVVSFLQVAMWMTTGERQAARIRNLYLKTILRQDVSFFDKETHTGEVVGRMSGDTVLIQDALGEKVGKFIQLMSTFVGGFVIAFFNGWLLTLVMLTSIPPLVICGGIMSVTVSKMASREQNAYAKAANIVEQTIGSTKMVAAFSGEKKAVDEYNKFLVDAYNSSVHQGLATGLCLGLMMLVILCSYALAFWYGAKMILEKGYTGGTVITVMIAVLTGSMSLGQVSSCLSAFATGRAAAFKMFETINRKPEIDAYDTKGKVLSDIRGDIELRDVYFTYPARPDEEIFSGFSLHVPSGTTAALVGQSGSGKSTVISLIERFYDPQAGEVLIDGINLKEFQLKWIRQKIGLVSQEPVLFTSSIKDNIMYGKDDASMDEIRAAVELANAAKFIDELPQGLDTMVGEHGTQLSGGQKQRIAIARAVLKDPRILLLDEATSALDAESERLVQEALDRIMVNRTTVIVAHRLSTVRNADMIAVLHRGKIVEKGSHSRLIQDPEGAYSQLIKLQENYNSDDQDKSETRKELRSLSSKKLSFQRSMSISLDLLPQIGVPPPESTDIESQQDSKKQPTVPLRRLAYLNKPEIPVLIIGSISAIINGTIFPLFSILLSSMIKTFYEPPQKMKSDSKFWALMFVILGVVSFLAYPGRSYLFSVAGSKLIKRIRSLCFEKVVNMEVGWFDKPENSSGAIGARLSADAASVRGLVGDALAQIVQDSSSVATGLFIAFAACWQLALIILALIPLMSVNGYVQMRFMKGFSADARLMYEEASQVVNDAVGSIRTVASFCAEEKVMQLYGSKCEGPKKTGIKQGLISGIGFGVSSALLFCMYATSFYAGARFVEAGITNFTDVYKVFFALAMAALAVSQSSSFAPNTSKAKGSAASVFAILDRKSKIDPGDESGLTLEMVKGEIKIHHISFRYPTRPEVEIFRDLCLTIRSGKTVALVGESGSGKSTVIQLLQRFYNPDSGSITLDGTELQKFKLKWLRLQMGLVSQEPVLFNDTIRANIAYGKDGEATESEIIAASELANAHKFISGLHQGYNTMVGERGVQMSGGQKQRLAIARAIVKSPKILLLDEATSALDADSERVVQDALDRVMVNRTTLVVAHQLSTIKGADVIAVIKNGVIVEKGKHEKLINIKDGVYASLSRST; from the exons ATGAATGCAGGTcgtaaagaagaagaaaaacatagcACTGATACGGCACCGTTTTATAAGCTATTTGCATATGCAGATTCCACAGATTACATGTTGATGATTGCTGGTACGGTTGGCGCGGTTGGTAATGGATTATGTGCACCCCTCATGAGTGTTCTGTTGGGTGACCTTACTAATTCTTTTGGCGAAAACCAGAATAACAATTATGTGGTTCTTGCTGTTTCTAAG GTATCATTGAAATTTATGAACGTGGCTGTTGCGGCTGGTGTGGTCTCATTCCTCC AGGTTGCAATGTGGATGACAACAGGAGAAAGACAAGCTGCAAGAATAAGGAATTTGTATCTAAAAACAATATTAAGACAAGATGTTTCCTTCTTTGACAAGGAAACACACACTGGGGAAGTTGTTGGCAGGATGTCCGGTGATACAGTCCTCATACAAGACGCCTTGGGGGAAAAG GTTGGAAAATTCATACAACTAATGTCCACATTTGTGGGAGGTTTTGTTATAGCGTTTTTCAACGGATGGCTTCTTACACTTGTCATGTTAACATCGATTCCGCCATTGGTGATTTGCGGTGGAATTATGTCAGTAACCGTATCCAAGATGGCATCACGAGAACAGAACGCTTATGCTAAAGCAGCAAATATAGTCGAACAGACAATCGGCTCAACCAAGATG GTTGCTGCTTTCTCGGGGGAGAAAAAAGCGGTGGATGAATACAATAAGTTCCTTGTTGATGCTTACAATTCTAGTGTTCATCAGGGTCTAGCCACTGGGCTTTGTCTTGGATTGATGATGTTGGTTATATTATGTAGTTATGCCTTGGCATTTTGGTATGGCGCTAAGATGATACTCGAGAAAGGGTACACTGGGGGCACGGTGATTACTGTAATGATTGCTGTGCTCACTGGATCCAT GTCTCTTGGGCAGGTGTCATCGTGTTTGAGTGCATTTGCAACAGGCCGGGCAGCAGCATTCAAGATGTTTGAAACTATAAACAGAAAGCCCGAAATAGATGCATATGACACAAAAGGGAAAGTATTATCCGATATTCGTGGTGACATAGAATTAAGAGATGTGTATTTCACTTATCCAGCAAGACCAGATGAGGAAATATTCAGTGGGTTTTCTCTTCATGTCCCAAGTGGGACGACTGCAGCTTTGGTTGGTCAAAGTGGAAGCGGAAAGTCAACGGTGATCAGCCTAATAGAGAGATTTTATGATCCTCAAGCAGGGGAAGTTCTTATTGATGGTATTAATCTCAAAGAATTCCAATTAAAATGGATTAGACAGAAAATTGGTCTTGTTAGCCAGGAACCAGTTTTGTTTACATCCAGCATTAAGGATAATATTATGTACGGGAAGGATGACGCTTCTATGGATGAGATACGAGCAGCAGTCGAGCTTGCAAATGCTGCTAAATTCATCGATGAACTACCTCAG GGACTGGATACCATGGTTGGTGAGCATGGAACACAACTATCAGGTGGACAGAAGCAAAGAATTGCTATTGCCAGAGCGGTTCTTAAAGATCCTAGAATCCTTCTTTTGGATGAAGCAACAAGTGCACTCGACGCAGAATCTGAGAGACTTGTGCAGGAGGCACTGGACCGGATAATGGTGAATAGAACAACCGTCATTGTTGCACATCGATTAAGCACAGTTAGAAATGCCGACATGATTGCGGTCCTTCATCGGGGGAAGATAGTTGAGAAAG GATCACATTCAAGGCTAATTCAAGATCCCGAAGGCGCGTACTCTCAACTTATTAAATTACAGGAAAATTATAACTCAGATGACCAAGATAAATCAGAAACCCGTAAAGAACTCAGAAGTCTATCAAGTAAAAAATTATCCTTCCAACGGTCAATGTCCATCTCATTAGATTTACTGCCACAAATTGGCGTCCCACCACCCGAATCCACGGATATTGAATCGCAACAAGATTCAAAAAAGCAACCCACAGTCCCACTCCGCCGCCTTGCATATCTCAACAAACCAGAAATACCAGTACTCATAATCGGTTCAATATCTGCTATTATTAACGGAACAATATTTCCCCTTTTTAGCATACTGCTTTCAAGCATGATTAAAACATTTTATGAACCTCCACAGAAAATGAAATCGGACTCAAAATTCTGGGCTCTAATGTTTGTAATCTTGGGAGTTGTATCATTTCTAGCTTATCCTGGGAGATCATATTTATTCTCTGTTGCTGGGTCTAAACTAATAAAACGAATCAGATCATTATGCTTTGAGAAAGTGGTTAACATGGAGGTCGGTTGGTTCGATAAGCCTGAAAACTCAAGCGGTGCAATAGGTGCACGGTTGTCGGCTGATGCAGCCAGTGTTCGTGGTTTGGTTGGTGACGCACTTGCTCAAATTGTTCAGGATTCCTCGTCGGTTGCCACCGGTTTATTCATTGCTTTTGCAGCCTGCTGGCAGTTGGCTCTCATTATTCTTGCTTTGATACCGTTAATGAGTGTTAATGGATATGTTCAGATGCGGTTTATGAAAGGATTCAGTGCTGATGCTAGATTGATGTACGAGGAAGCAAGCCAGGTGGTGAATGATGCTGTCGGGAGTATAAGGACAGTAGCGTCTTTTTGCGCAGAAGAGAAAGTTATGCAACTGTATGGAAGTAAATGCGAGGGCCCCAAAAAGACTGGGATAAAACAAGGGTTAATTAGCGGGATCGGGTTTGGCGTTTCGTCTGCTTTACTTTTTTGTATGTATGCCACTAGTTTTTACGCAGGAGCCCGGTTTGTTGAGGCGGGAATAACTAATTTCACAGATGTTTATAAGGTTTTCTTTGCTTTAGCAATGGCGGCATTAGCAGTGTCTCAATCAAGCTCGTTTGCACCTAATACAAGTAAAGCCAAAGGCTCCGCGGCCTCAGTTTTTGCAATTCTTGATCGAAAGTCAAAGATTGACCCGGGTGATGAATCAGGTTTGACTTTGGAAATGGTGAAAGGGGAAATCAAGATTCATCATATTAGCTTTAGATATCCTACCAGACCCGAAGTTGAGATATTCCGTGATTTGTGCTTAACAATCCGTAGTGGCAAGACGGTGGCATTGGTTGGTGAGAGTGGAAGCGGGAAATCAACGGTTATCCAACTTTTACAAAGATTTTACAATCCGGATTCGGGCTCTATCACATTGGACGGAACTGAGTTGCAAAAATTTAAACTCAAGTGGCTGAGGTTGCAGATGGGTCTGGTTAGTCAAGAACCTGTCTTGTTTAATGACACCATTCGGGCCAATATTGCTTATGGAAAGGATGGTGAGGCCACAGAGTCTGAAATAATAGCTGCTTCCGAGTTGGCCAATGCCCACAAATTCATTAGTGGCTTACACCAG GGTTACAATACAATGGTAGGGGAAAGAGGGGTGCAAATGTCAGGTGGACAGAAACAAAGGCTTGCTATTGCTAGAGCCATAGTGAAGAGTCCCAAAATACTACTGCTAGATGAGGCTACTAGTGCATTGGATGCTGATTCAGAAAGAGTGGTGCAAGACGCGTTGGATAGGGTCATGGTTAACCGAACCACATTGGTGGTGGCTCATCAGTTGTCAACTATCAAGGGCGCTGATGTTATCGCAGTCATCAAGAATGGAGTAATCGTTGAGAAAGGAAAGCATGAAAAATTAATTAACATTAAGGACGGAGTATATGCATCATTATCACGCTCCACATAA